In a single window of the Candidatus Omnitrophota bacterium genome:
- the gspG gene encoding type II secretion system major pseudopilin GspG, with product MLNKKGFTLIELMLVVIILGILVAMVVPRLVGRGEQAREQAAQADIRSNIALALDLYELDNGSYPEKLDDLLKDPGESKAPNWNGPYLKRKPIDPWAREYNYKCPGQYSKDYDLYSYGSDGVEGGGDDVKNWEDDTQGAE from the coding sequence ATGCTTAACAAAAAAGGCTTCACATTAATAGAGCTCATGCTCGTAGTCATAATACTCGGCATTTTAGTTGCGATGGTTGTACCCCGCCTGGTAGGAAGGGGCGAGCAGGCCAGAGAACAGGCCGCCCAAGCGGATATCAGATCCAATATAGCGCTTGCCCTGGATCTATATGAACTGGATAACGGCTCCTATCCGGAGAAACTGGATGACCTGCTGAAAGATCCGGGAGAAAGCAAAGCACCCAATTGGAACGGCCCATATCTTAAGCGGAAACCCATAGATCCATGGGCCCGCGAATATAATTATAAATGCCCCGGTCAATATTCGAAAGATTATGATTTATATTCATACGGATCCGACGGCGTTGAAGGCGGAGGGGATGATGTTAAGAACTGGGAAGACGATACGCAGGGTGCCGAATAG
- a CDS encoding prepilin-type N-terminal cleavage/methylation domain-containing protein, whose amino-acid sequence MMLRTGKTIRRVPNRAFTLIELVIVASLILVLAIISTPLFRAAYRNLELRDSAYNIGKMMRYAEVSAVMEERPYKMMFNFESRAYWLLREDQKDPKGDFKKVEGRFGEKFFLPKNLSLSGDNSELIFLPNGRSTKATVSVIDKSEKKGFDIKTTGRSGQIEISDVSEK is encoded by the coding sequence ATGATGTTAAGAACTGGGAAGACGATACGCAGGGTGCCGAATAGAGCTTTTACGCTTATAGAATTAGTAATAGTTGCTTCTCTCATATTGGTTCTCGCGATAATATCCACGCCGCTTTTCAGGGCCGCTTACCGCAACCTGGAACTTAGAGATTCTGCTTATAATATCGGAAAGATGATGAGGTATGCCGAGGTGAGCGCAGTGATGGAAGAAAGACCGTACAAGATGATGTTCAACTTTGAAAGTAGGGCATATTGGCTGCTTCGGGAAGACCAGAAAGATCCTAAAGGAGACTTTAAAAAAGTAGAAGGCAGATTCGGAGAAAAATTTTTTTTACCGAAAAATCTATCGCTTTCCGGAGATAATAGTGAATTAATTTTTTTACCCAACGGCCGGTCCACTAAAGCGACCGTATCCGTTATTGATAAATCAGAAAAGAAGGGCTTTGATATAAAAACTACGGGCCGGTCCGGCCAGATCGAGATATCGGATGTCAGCGAAAAATGA
- a CDS encoding prepilin-type N-terminal cleavage/methylation domain-containing protein: MTSKSPPSFTLIELLIALSIFAVVAVTLYSTFFAGISVWKRSGDTSSAYQDIRVVFDDIARDLKDMIYFTKDGESAYAFIGAPNKVIFMTLEEYASPQMKPAREVVRVSYYFDTAKEEFIKKRADISLGFDIEKAEEDVLLRGVKDFQFEYCYDSGDEDDPYLWQEEWEDDEARIPRGIRIVTVMKAIKSGDEASEITRVIFIPTGVLGKKEL; encoded by the coding sequence ATGACAAGCAAAAGCCCTCCATCTTTTACGCTGATAGAGCTTCTTATTGCCCTCAGCATATTTGCCGTAGTCGCTGTCACTCTTTATTCTACATTTTTTGCGGGCATATCTGTGTGGAAACGCTCCGGAGATACAAGTAGTGCTTATCAGGACATAAGGGTGGTCTTTGACGACATAGCGCGAGACCTTAAGGATATGATTTATTTCACAAAAGACGGTGAATCGGCTTATGCCTTTATTGGCGCGCCGAATAAAGTTATCTTTATGACGCTTGAAGAATACGCCAGCCCCCAGATGAAACCGGCCAGGGAGGTGGTAAGGGTTTCATACTATTTTGATACGGCAAAAGAAGAGTTTATAAAAAAGCGCGCCGATATTTCGCTTGGTTTCGATATCGAAAAAGCAGAAGAAGATGTACTTCTCAGAGGAGTTAAAGATTTTCAATTTGAATACTGTTACGATTCCGGCGATGAAGACGATCCTTACCTGTGGCAGGAAGAGTGGGAAGATGACGAGGCGCGTATACCCCGGGGCATAAGGATAGTGACTGTTATGAAGGCCATAAAATCCGGGGACGAGGCATCCGAAATCACGAGAGTAATATTTATACCGACCGGCGTATTGGGTAAAAAAGAGCTATGA